The genomic segment agttttcccacaatatcattaatatcacacaacgacattataaactatatacaaaatttgaactattaggcaagcagataaaacttgaataaataaaaggcaaatgaatgcttgcttgcacgcgcgcacacaccccattatgaatgatgtttttatatttcatttccacctgttgccaggtgcgtttggcactgctgttgcctctgaaatgttcacaggaccgacaccaacttagtcaaagggactgaacagtcagtcatcctaattcatgtgactctgtgcacagatcagcttaagtaggcgactccatgaatttaccataccaaattttattcaggatttttcggacattaaacaagctatatatgactggggccacgtcgaaggaccattttctgtgacttgtgattgatcatgaagcttctctcatcctatacttctgttctggaacatgtagaagggagaatgtactcgcgcatttacccgatcggcaattcgttgccaacatgcttgccgctccttattggcagccgctgtgttagattttgctcttaatgttgttttgaactcctcgtagctttgcattatgacagcgcattcttcctccgtgaagtacggcgactgtgccattgtgaacagtgaacgcgcattaaccctgattaggttaacacaggttcaacaaatcaacttcatcactggcgtcgtagtaccgtttaaccccaaacaagataaccaggttttgtcaaccccggtttagcgggggaaccctgggttactgctgggtaggttaacctccgttcatagtacagggccctggactgaaattattattattattattattattattaaccctcTCCTCCCCTGTGTGCTTGTCTCCTGTCCAGAATAAGCCAGTGATGGTGTTTGGCCTcgtcaccatcacgctgtgtgtcGGGTATCTGGGCTACCTGCACGCTGTGAAGGAGAACTCTCAGGAGCTTTATGAGGCCATGGACAGTGAGGGTGAGAGATACATGCGCAGGAAAACCTCCAAGTGGGACTGAGGGACATCGCACACAGAGAGACACTTTAGAGACTCCCCTCCATTCAGTGTTGAGGAGTTTACTCTAAACACCAGATTCACTTCAGAAACGGCTTCCCATaaagaccgtgtgtgtgtgtaaatctgcaCATCAGCAGCGTGGAGATAGAGAGACGTATTTTACACAGTAAAGCTGCCTGGGTGTGTTTTTCCAGAGATGATTTTGACAAAACAATCAGTGTCATGTttatgataaataaataaacacatgacTGAATGAATGACTGGTAGTCAGGATGTTTTTGTTACAGTTATGCAGAATGCACACATAAAGGCTCCAATCAgccacaaggtttgaacccagaaccttcttgtgctGAGGTGACAGTTATGGCTGCTGTAGCACCCTGTAATGCGTTATAGATCATCTGAAGTTACTGACTGATAACGGACTTGTGTAGCGCCGTTTCCGTGAGTTCAACAGCGCTGGACTCATCCTTTCTCACATTATGAACGATGCGGGTCAACATGGCCAAATCGAAGACATAAAAAAGGTGCTGCTGGCAGCCATCAGACTACTCGGGCTCAGatcttcacacctacagtcaatttagagccaccaattatcctaacctgcatgtctttggactgtgggggaaaccggagcacccggaggaaacccacgcagacacggggagaacatgcaaactccgcacagaaaggccctcgccggccacggggctcgaacccggaccttctttctgtgaggtgacagttataaccacgacaccaccaagtTACTCACTACTTCAGTtgtcatttaaattttttttaactgattaAAGCCTTTATTTTGATAAGAACCTTTTCTTCTActcaagttattattattattattgagtaaCAGTACCTTTAGTGGAGGAGGGTTTTTGGTGACGTGACACACCTCTGAAAGCCAGATGAGGAAATACACACATTCATTAACGTGTAGAACCTCCTGGAATACCGATCACCTGAAGTGGAGCTGTTCTGTGGGAGTTTCTCGGTCTGGAGATattttgtctctctctcctgtccaACATGGCTTCAGTTTGTAGATGTTTGAGGCTAGTGGGTTTGGAGCAGGAGCAGTTTGATGAGTTTACAGGTGATCTTTATCTCCAGGTGTTTCAGCTCAAACAGGAAACAGATCAACTGAGATCACATGATCCTGAAGCCTCAGGTGTGTGAAGAGGACCTGAAGGAGAGCAGGGCAGGCAGAACTCTTAAACACACCACaaaggagtgtgtgagagagagagggagagagagagaaagtaactTTTCTTGTTTTTCTACATGAATATTTTTCCTTTGAGTTTACTTGGAAAGTCACAGTGAGAGGCAGTGAAGCGATaaacacacgctctcacacactcacactctctctctctctctctcacaaacacacaatcTCACTCGCACAGAATCACCCCACAGTTTATTGTACAGAATCTCTacactatgatgatgatgatgatgatgaagttcAGCAGTGTGCAGTTACTCATCTTTCCCTTCACACCGAGGCTCCGCCCAGCGGTGGGAGGGGGCGGATCTCGCTGAGAAGGGGGCGGAGTCGGGGGTATAAAGGCGCTGCGGTGTGCCGGGGCTGTTCGCGCTCGCGCTACTCGGCTGAGGGAGTGAGATGGCTGCGCGCGCAGCTCCGGCTGGGTAAAGCGGGTCCTGTGGGCGGAGCAACAACTTCCTGTAGCGTccataacaacaacaacttccTGTAGCGTCCATAACAACAGCCTGGAGCCGCCGGCTCGCGCCAACATGAGCGACTCGACTACaggtaacaataataataataataataataataataagtgcagCTGAGACTCCTACAGTTacactgagtctctctctctctctctctcccccagtgaGGGTCCACCCGGCTCTGCCCCCTGAGCGCGTGCTCTGTTCCGGTACCGTCATATTCCCCGGTAACATCATCCACTGACTTCACTCACAGACCACTGCAGAGCTCCGGGTTTAACCGCCTACAGAGGCCCCCAGGGGTCATgggcactgactctctctctctctctctccctctctctctctgtctgtctctccccctttctgtctctctctgtctgtccctctctccccctttctctgtctgtgtgtttgtctctgtcccccttctctctctgtctgtctctctctctgtccctctctctccccctttctgtctgtgtgtctgtctctctgtctgtccatccatctgtctctctctctccctcctctctctctgtccgtgtgtgtctctgtctgtccgtccatctctctgtctctctctctgtccccctctctccccctttctctccccgtctgtctctctgtccccctctctccccgtctgtctctctgtccccctctctccccgtctgtctctctgtccccctctctccccgtctgtctgtccatctctctctgtttgtccgtccatctgtctctctctccccctctctctgtctgtccatctgtccccctctctccctctgtgtgtctgtctgtctctctgtctgtccccctctctccctctgtgtctgtctctctctctctctctctctctctctctctctctctcaggtgtgtTTGATCAGCTCGGATCTCTACTCGTCATATTTCCGGCTGAATTTCAGGATAAACTGCTGCATGATGTCACTAAAGAGGAAGTGGCAGAGTTTGTGTTTTATTGTCTGCGCCTGCACAAGTACGAACCCCTAcaccacactcctctctctctctctgtgtctctgtctgtcttttcttCTCTGATCATGTGCTTGTTTTCCATCTTTCTTTTTCACACATCAGTTAGTTCTCTTTAGCTGATCCTCCGTCTTTTCTCCTCATTCCCTGTATTCCAGCCCTTTCTCACTGTGTTGCTCAGGgtaagcgcgtgtgtgtgtgtgtgtgtgtgtgtgtgtgtgtgtgtgtgtgcgcgctgatTTTTCCCTCTGCAGTCCGAGCAGGTCGGAGTGTTTGGTGTCGGTGGTCGCTGATCTGAGAGAAGCTTCACTCGCTGTGACGAGACGCGTTGCTGAAATCCTCCTCCTGCTGCAGGTAAAGGTGGAGCAGGGCTGAGGAAGGGGAGATAAAGGGAGCAGTGATCAGGAAAAAATGGAGAGATGGTGTAATCACTAACGGGGGGGAACCTACATCAAAAAATTTAATGCCATTAAGTGATGTGATAAAACGTGAGTGCTTTTTTGTGCCATGAGAAATTAACGGGTTAAAGTCACTCACTCGGTTCCTGAGTGTGAGCTCTCGTGTGTCTGCTCCTCTCTCAGCTCCACCAGCGCACTGTCAGCTCCTTCTACACCCTTCAGCCCAAAAAGAGAGACATCCAGAAGCTGCTGCAGAAACTCCTGACTCCGCCCAAACGTTCAACCACGCCCATGCCGGTTAAGGTGCGTCACTGTCTGATCACCAGGtgggaagatctcatctcattatctgtagccgctttatcctgttctacagggtcgcaggcgagctggatcctatcccagctgactacgggtgaaaggcggggttcaccctggacaagtcgccaggtcatcacagggctgacacatagacacagacaaccattcacactcacactcacacctacgctcaatttagagtcaccagttaacctaacctgcatgtctttggactgtgggggaaaccggagcacccggaggaaacccacgcggacacggggagaacatgcaaactccgcacagaaaggccctcgccggccacggggctcgaacccaggaccttcttgctgtgaggcgacagcgctaaccactacaccaccgtgccgcccggtgggaAGATCAGGTTAGTTATTTATTCGGAGCAACTTGTCCTGAAGCGGTTATTAAAGACCGGCTCTCAATCACCAAGTGTTTAATCCCAACCTGAACAGGTCGATTGGGTTCTAAAGCTTCTCTCCGTCAAACTGTACAAGCTGTAATGTTTTATAAAACTCTGAGCATGGCGAGATCCACGTTTTATCATGTGACCTCACCTCTTGGTGGTGTTCTCTTTTGTCTGGACTGAAAACTTTTTAAATTGTGAAATTCCACTCCAACTTTAACCAAACTAGAGAAATGTAGCACTGGGTGAATATTAGCCAGCTGGTTATGGGTCTTAACTAGCATTAgctttacctgtgtgtgtgtgtgtgtgtgtgtgtgtgtcctcttcCAGTGTGTGTTTCTCAGGGAAGTGTTTGAGCTGTGTAACTATGTGGATCGCAGTCAGCTGACCCCAGATTTGGGAGGATATTTCATCTACAGCCATGAGAGCTGGGTCTCCTTCATCAGAGTGAGTAGCTCGCCCACGCTCACATACGACGCATCCGGGTCAGTCTGAtactgcattctgattggtcagaagggtgTTGAGTAATTTTCTAAAGTAAACAGGCTTGTGCTGATGTTGAACAGCACTCTGCTGGTCAGTACAGTGAGCACGCCCAAGGAGGCCGTGACatttaggggtcatccataactTTCATCATtatgagtctacaaagagtagacttttgagcaacaccccccccccccccccccccccaaaaaaaagtgtacattagcAGACACAAAaatgatggatctacgtggaataggaattcaaaataaaaccatgtcttgtattgCTTTTTATTAAAATCAGATGACCGGACAAtaaagattcacaagagaagaaaagaagcagtgttgggagtaacgcgttacagaagtaacgaattactgtaatgcattgctttttgcggtAATGAAAGGCATTACAGGAAAAAAATGGGTAATATTTTACtcagtacaaatgtcagtaacgtgcgttacaatgcatttttaacctggaatgaagtggtgggcttttttcccttcatacaaattcgccaaaatcacgcgagatcagcagaggtgaaatgtCCGTGCAAAATGTTtcgcttccttttcctttaggtgagtcagacaggagagagagagagagagagagagagagagtgaacctgcagctgatctaacctCGGATAGtgcattctccagatgggcacacgcccattactttaagtttgtgaaaaataaggatgtgaagaacatcgtagtcaaatgcactgtgtgtgctaaacctaaagaacggTCCACGTctcgaaatagcaccagtaatttaactccACGTTTCCAGAGGTGCCgcagtaacatgaagttagcgaggaagcaagcggaggatgagagtggcaaTAAAATCACCAAGCAGCCAAAATGAACATTCTCtcgctctgagatgctccttcagcctcaggaggtGAGGAGACCTGTGGCGGAGTATGGTGTTGAAGAtgtgctgacagtttgtttacatttttggcctgtataacttttttttttttttttctggttggaagtcagactaaagtgactgagctgcctttccttcgagggctaataggcctaagcacttcaatatcagtaaaagcactttgattttatttctaattccgtatttcgaaatgtgactgggtcgcctcatatagctaatagtcattgtctaactgtgatttaaaaggcttgtgggttttttttcaggccagttttattgtaggctacgatttgccataatgttcatttttgttaaatttctgaaatggagtcatatcccttagggcttttttttttatttttatgaagcataaactatgcttaatgctgtaaacttgaaaacaataaaggcatagaaatgctaattttgtattctgtcatatctttagacattacaatacaatacagttcaattaatattaatatgactaggcctaaagttacactcagtgcgtttacatgcacgtccaaatcgagctgctgttggtaatcgagcaaagggtcccagcaggggtgccggagaaatccaatcctacatgcacaagtgaaatcgggctattgtgcacccgagccacatgtggcgctacacgccccatcgtgttggtacacttccggttgtcgtcatgaagaagagctatagtgttgccagatactgctgacatattccagcccaaaacatgttcaaatccgctaaaatgcacttaaaaccccccaatctggcaacactggcagttccgtgttcaagctgttaggcttgctctaacagactgtatggctacaaactgtccggcgcagaccactgttttgtaagacaacttattttgcgcaatatttttctaaagtccattttttgcttacaatttttttttttt from the Neoarius graeffei isolate fNeoGra1 chromosome 2, fNeoGra1.pri, whole genome shotgun sequence genome contains:
- the smim8 gene encoding small integral membrane protein 8 → MSSERSKGPGWRAVRTTSLFRAVNPELFIKPNKPVMVFGLVTITLCVGYLGYLHAVKENSQELYEAMDSEGERYMRRKTSKWD